Sequence from the Vibrio alfacsensis genome:
CGTCAGAGTTACTTAGCTATTATGAGCCAACTTGTTGAAATGGGGGCTGAGGCGGTGATTTTAGGGTGTACAGAAATCGCAATGCTCGTTGGTCCTCAATATACCGACATAAAGCTATATGATACGACAGAGATTCATGCGAAAGCGGCAGTAGATGTAGCACTGAAAGGTATGTGATGTTGTCGGTTAAACTTAAGGAAGAGATATGTGCCATTATTGTGGGCAATGCCGTCAATTTACTCGTCAACGAGGAAGCGCGGACATGTGCTTTGCTTGGGGCCAGCCAACCTTTGCGAAAAAAGAAGCCTGTGGTTACTTTATGCCCATGATTTCTAAGATAGAACAAGTTAAACTTCCTATAAAACATGAGATTGACTGAAAAAGCAGCGTAGTGTGATGTTTCTTTAGGCAAACAGTTCCGTGCACGCAAGGCAAACGTTTGCCTGGGTTGGGTATGTAGTATAATCTGCGCGGCGTCACGAATTGGTGTCGCGTATTACATATCAGGATCCTCATGTTTAAGAAATCTCTTGCTCTTTTGCTTGCCGCATATTCGCTTCCGTCTGTTGCAGGTTCTACTATCGGTATTGTTGGCGCGATGGATGTAGAAGTTGAAGCGTTACTGCCAAAAATTCAAAATCAACAAATCAAAACAATTGGTAGTCATCGTTTTTATACCGGTGAGTTAGAGGGAAAATCGGTCGTTGTGACTAAATCTGGCGTTGGTAAGGTTAATGCCGCGATGACAACGACCTTACTTATTGAGTCGTTTGGTGTAGAGCAGCTTATTTTTACGGGCATTGCCGGTGCGAGTGATCCTAAATTGGACCCATTGGATGTGGTTGTTTCAACTCGTCTTGTCCAGCATGATGTCGATCTAACCGCATTTAATATGCCAAAAGGCCTTTTGCCTGACTATCAGGAACGTTACTTCTACGCAGATAAAGCACTACAAAAATACGCTTTCGAAGCGGCCGTTGACACGCTTGGAAAAGAGAGTGTTTACCGAGGCATTATCGCATCTGGTGATCAGTTCATTGCGAGCAAAGTAAAGGTAACGGGTATTTACCAAGAATACAACGCGATGGCGGTAGAAATGGAAGGGGCTGCATTAGGCCAAGTTGCTGATGCATTTAAGGTGCCTTACGTTGTTATTCGTACCATTTCTGATAAAGCTGATGGTTCTGCTGAAATGGTTTATTCAGATTTGAAGAAAGCAACCGCGGACAATTCGGCAAATATTACGCTTAACATGCTAAAGCGCATGCAATAGATACTGCCATTATTCGATACATCCAAGCATTGTTCGCGTTTGGCGTATGATTTACTCCGACTCTGATTCTGGCGTGGGAATCGTTCATGATAGAGTCGGGGATTCAATAGGTTGATACGTTTTCCCGCTTCGCCACCAAGCGATCAGTTGATCTTTTGTCATCGGTTTGCCAAATAGATAACCTTGCATAAAATCACAGTGATAAGTAGATAGCCACTCGTACATCACATGATGTTCAATTCCTCCGCAGTCACTGTTTTGTTTTGGGCGTGACAAAGTTCAATAATGGGCTTTATAACGTGGCCATTATTTGTTTGCATCAGCGTTAATAAAAACTGACGGTCAAATTTGATTTTTTGAACGGGGTATTGAACCAATTGCGTCAATGATGTGTAACCAGACCCAAAATCGTCGATAGCAAGGCGATAGCCAAGTTCTGATAGTTTATCGAGTAAGGCGGTTCCCTGATGGTCAGAGGCATACGTCTCTGTGATTTCTAGTTCTATATTCTTTGTTGGGATGCCGTTTTTGAGTGTATGCTTGTGAATAAAACCTGCCATCTCCAATGAATTTAATTCGGCGGAAGACAAGTTAATGGATAAGATAATCTCTTTACCAAATATATCCTTAAGGTGATGGTATTCAGCGGTGGCATGAGAGAAAACCCAACGGTCAATTTTTTCGAACATCCCTGTCTGTTCAGCGATAGGTATAAATTCTTGGGGAGAAAC
This genomic interval carries:
- a CDS encoding 5'-methylthioadenosine/adenosylhomocysteine nucleosidase, whose translation is MFKKSLALLLAAYSLPSVAGSTIGIVGAMDVEVEALLPKIQNQQIKTIGSHRFYTGELEGKSVVVTKSGVGKVNAAMTTTLLIESFGVEQLIFTGIAGASDPKLDPLDVVVSTRLVQHDVDLTAFNMPKGLLPDYQERYFYADKALQKYAFEAAVDTLGKESVYRGIIASGDQFIASKVKVTGIYQEYNAMAVEMEGAALGQVADAFKVPYVVIRTISDKADGSAEMVYSDLKKATADNSANITLNMLKRMQ